The Niallia alba genome includes a window with the following:
- a CDS encoding UvrB/UvrC motif-containing protein, which produces MIEASSNVEFEKAAEIRDTIAKIKAILQTETVIHFMKKNQLIIAAEYLDDFRIKVFFIRRNEIIDREIYIANNVDRQDVVRKINSLLSMDIQHISTLEKEEMDEAYIIYKYLNSGDCKYTIISQEWNKNMDNLWTNLVK; this is translated from the coding sequence ATGATTGAGGCTTCCAGTAATGTTGAGTTTGAGAAGGCAGCGGAAATTAGAGATACGATAGCAAAAATTAAGGCAATTTTACAAACAGAAACAGTCATCCATTTTATGAAGAAAAATCAACTAATAATTGCAGCAGAGTACTTAGATGATTTTCGTATAAAGGTGTTTTTCATTAGACGAAATGAAATTATCGACCGGGAAATATATATAGCAAATAATGTTGATAGGCAAGATGTAGTGCGGAAGATAAACTCACTCCTTTCGATGGACATTCAACATATCAGTACATTGGAAAAAGAAGAAATGGACGAAGCTTATATTATTTATAAATATTTAAACAGTGGTGATTGTAAGTATACGATTATATCGCAGGAATGGAACAAGAATATGGATAACCTATGGACCAATTTAGTGAAATGA
- a CDS encoding GNAT family N-acetyltransferase, whose amino-acid sequence MLSKEQISEIKELKDVCEKKEGYELKLNFDMLENRNEDNKEDFFHYEDGKLVGFLGSYYFGRKVEYCGMIHPNYRRKGIFTNLLNQGLEEARKRGAQNILFNAPAASQSGKDFLVSIPCTYAFSEHQMKWHQTELMEDTTISLRAYDYARDKEIEIQLDVLGFGMAEEDAREYVEILKEQNDNQRMIIEIDGKAVGKIRVSELDGEAWIYGFVIFPELRGQGIGRRALTKVVKMEEAKGLPIFLEVEAKNARALKLYESCGFKSYHSQDYYEFNM is encoded by the coding sequence ATGCTGTCAAAAGAACAAATTTCAGAAATTAAAGAGCTAAAGGACGTTTGTGAGAAAAAGGAAGGCTATGAATTAAAGCTTAACTTCGATATGCTAGAAAACCGAAATGAGGATAATAAAGAGGATTTTTTCCATTATGAAGACGGTAAACTAGTTGGGTTTTTGGGAAGTTACTACTTTGGTAGAAAAGTAGAGTACTGTGGAATGATCCATCCAAATTATCGAAGAAAAGGGATATTTACGAATTTGTTAAATCAAGGATTGGAAGAGGCAAGAAAGAGAGGCGCACAGAACATCTTATTTAATGCCCCTGCTGCATCGCAGAGTGGAAAGGATTTTCTAGTAAGTATTCCATGTACTTATGCTTTTTCTGAACATCAAATGAAATGGCATCAGACAGAGTTAATGGAGGATACAACGATTTCGCTAAGAGCATATGATTATGCTCGAGACAAAGAAATAGAAATTCAGCTTGATGTTTTAGGATTTGGTATGGCGGAAGAGGATGCTCGAGAGTATGTGGAAATACTAAAAGAACAAAATGATAATCAGCGAATGATTATTGAGATAGATGGAAAAGCAGTCGGAAAAATCAGAGTTTCTGAATTAGATGGAGAAGCTTGGATTTATGGTTTTGTGATATTTCCAGAGCTTCGCGGGCAAGGAATTGGCAGAAGGGCTTTAACTAAAGTGGTAAAAATGGAAGAAGCAAAGGGTTTGCCGATTTTTTTAGAAGTAGAAGCCAAAAATGCTCGTGCGCTTAAGCTTTATGAGTCTTGTGGATTTAAAAGCTACCATTCTCAAGATTATTACGAATTTAATATGTAG
- a CDS encoding CueP family metal-binding protein, whose translation MKKKKLIIPIFITIIFAVTVLLIINQNNRYEKTDGKELKQLVQDYSAGKKSATTASISSDTLTVNTLENDELIYRLPKDEFFVSFAPYLTETHPCAIHNLAGCRGELANKEFAVYIEDQEGNVYVDELLTSQQNGFIDVWLPRNKDFQITISYDGKTTKTEFTTFKDDNTCITTLPLT comes from the coding sequence ATGAAGAAAAAGAAACTTATCATTCCGATATTTATTACAATAATATTTGCTGTAACCGTCCTGTTGATCATCAATCAAAATAATCGATATGAAAAAACGGACGGCAAAGAGCTAAAGCAACTGGTCCAAGATTATAGTGCTGGTAAGAAGTCAGCAACCACTGCTTCCATTAGTTCTGATACATTAACAGTAAATACGCTTGAAAACGATGAGCTTATCTATCGCTTACCAAAAGATGAATTTTTCGTTTCATTTGCTCCTTACTTAACTGAAACGCATCCATGTGCAATCCATAATCTAGCAGGTTGCCGCGGGGAATTAGCTAATAAGGAATTTGCTGTATATATTGAAGATCAAGAGGGAAATGTTTATGTAGATGAACTTCTAACGTCTCAACAAAACGGTTTTATTGATGTTTGGCTTCCTCGCAATAAGGATTTTCAAATTACCATCTCCTATGATGGTAAAACAACTAAGACTGAATTTACTACTTTTAAAGATGATAATACTTGTATTACCACTCTTCCTTTAACATAA
- a CDS encoding sensor domain-containing diguanylate cyclase, translated as MGIFYFCCGIMCGIFLWILNDKRKYNKWKSKIEKEDVMFRLVESSKDIIYRYEVKPQMRHSYISPSANSILGDGMVKEIYRNPYVPLEIIHPDDYDIMYKKLHGKIDYSKPLIQRMRCLDGTYKWFEEYATPIYEYGELIAIHGIIRNIDEKVILRQNLEYQLIHDALTEVHNRFYFEQKMEEFDTKTDEAIAIILCDLDELKQVNDKYGHKQGDDLIKEAGKLLNAFSSPYITVSRIGGDEFVLLIQGMIKEEMEELYNRMSSELNGKEANSTVKMSIGFAFTLSSLGKMTALFTQADKNMYENKMAKKKRARDNQLDVSLK; from the coding sequence ATGGGGATATTCTATTTTTGCTGCGGAATAATGTGTGGTATTTTCTTGTGGATATTAAATGATAAGCGGAAATATAATAAATGGAAATCGAAAATAGAGAAAGAAGATGTTATGTTTCGCTTAGTGGAAAGCTCGAAAGATATCATTTACAGATATGAAGTAAAGCCGCAAATGCGACATTCGTATATTAGTCCTTCTGCCAATTCTATTTTAGGAGATGGCATGGTCAAAGAAATCTATCGAAATCCGTATGTTCCCTTAGAGATTATTCATCCAGATGACTATGATATTATGTATAAAAAACTTCATGGAAAAATTGATTATAGCAAACCTTTAATTCAACGAATGAGATGCTTGGATGGAACTTATAAATGGTTTGAGGAATATGCTACCCCTATATATGAATATGGCGAATTAATAGCTATTCATGGAATCATTCGAAATATTGACGAGAAAGTTATACTACGACAGAATTTAGAGTATCAACTGATCCATGATGCATTGACAGAAGTACATAATCGTTTTTACTTTGAACAGAAGATGGAAGAGTTTGATACAAAAACAGATGAAGCAATCGCCATTATTTTATGTGATTTAGATGAACTAAAGCAAGTAAATGATAAATATGGTCATAAACAAGGTGACGACCTAATCAAAGAAGCTGGAAAATTACTAAACGCTTTTTCTTCTCCGTACATAACGGTCTCAAGAATCGGTGGGGACGAGTTTGTTTTATTAATTCAAGGTATGATAAAGGAAGAAATGGAAGAATTGTATAATAGGATGTCCAGTGAATTAAACGGAAAGGAAGCAAATAGTACGGTGAAGATGTCCATTGGCTTCGCATTCACGCTAAGCTCTCTTGGGAAAATGACAGCATTATTTACACAAGCGGATAAAAATATGTATGAGAATAAGATGGCAAAAAAGAAAAGAGCAAGAGATAATCAACTGGATGTTTCCTTAAAATAA
- a CDS encoding glycosyltransferase, translated as MQIELYYLAGLAVILFLLYMSAKKHLWSKYILLFSFILLNGVYLIWRTFYTLPTVGIISFIFGLLLLFTEWAGFTQSIIFTILSWKPFKRKTIPLHSFRELPTVDVFIATYNEPEDLLKRTITGSLLMRYPEDKVKVYVCDDGKRPEIKALTESLGAYYISREDNKHAKAGNLNHAMSITNGDIIVTMDADMVPKINFLERTVGHFLDKDVSFVQAPQVFYNADPFQYNLFYEQRLTNEQDFFMRRLEEGKDRFNATMYVGSNALFRRSSLEDIGGFATGVITEDMATGMFLQTDNQKTVFVNETLAVGLSAETFPELLKQRDRWARGNIQVARKWNPLKIKGLSFMQKLLYLDGIHYWFFGIYKMVYLLAPLLFLLFSIYSIQTDFKTLLIFWFPAFFSSMLAFKRMADNKRSVIWSHIYEVSLAPFMAYSVLSEVFLKERGKFNVTSKGIQNDSRNFHWKLTIPYFVLLLMTVVSLCMIGIHLFTPIQIYQNTEMLIINIFWVVYNALAILIALLITVERPRFRGTERFTVKRSATIANNHGLEIPCTVMDLSETGGRIRLNKKEYDRLQLQKEDIYLNVGKAKDIKVKKQWVTKEKDSYFLGVSFVDINSDQYKGLISLLFVESSDIYSSRVYAKASVLGALIQFFFKTEHKPKKLVRKTIREQTSMDICIHLAKKTINGNIVDISNTGCQVKTRRRIDQDTFLIETEDGKKTSVQLHWEKKKGRHYYYGTSFGSNHIKNRIGA; from the coding sequence ATGCAAATAGAACTTTATTATTTAGCAGGTTTAGCTGTTATCCTATTCCTTCTATATATGTCAGCAAAAAAACATCTTTGGTCCAAATACATTCTTTTGTTTTCCTTTATTCTGCTAAATGGAGTCTATTTAATTTGGCGAACTTTCTACACACTTCCAACCGTGGGAATAATAAGTTTTATTTTCGGACTTTTACTTTTATTTACAGAGTGGGCTGGATTCACACAGTCCATTATTTTTACTATCCTGTCATGGAAACCATTTAAAAGAAAAACCATTCCATTACATTCCTTCCGAGAATTACCAACAGTTGATGTATTTATAGCTACTTATAATGAACCAGAAGACTTATTAAAGAGAACCATTACTGGCAGTCTCTTAATGCGTTATCCCGAAGATAAGGTAAAGGTATATGTATGTGACGATGGCAAAAGACCGGAAATTAAGGCATTAACGGAATCGCTTGGAGCATACTATATTTCAAGAGAAGATAATAAACACGCAAAAGCTGGTAATTTAAATCATGCCATGAGTATTACAAATGGGGATATCATTGTCACAATGGATGCTGATATGGTTCCAAAGATCAATTTTCTGGAACGTACAGTTGGTCACTTTCTAGATAAAGACGTTTCCTTTGTACAAGCACCACAAGTTTTTTATAATGCAGACCCTTTTCAATATAATCTTTTCTATGAACAACGATTAACAAATGAACAAGATTTCTTTATGCGTAGATTAGAAGAAGGAAAAGACCGCTTCAACGCCACAATGTATGTGGGAAGCAATGCATTATTTCGAAGATCTTCATTAGAAGATATCGGTGGGTTTGCCACTGGTGTGATAACAGAAGATATGGCTACAGGGATGTTCTTACAGACTGATAATCAAAAAACGGTGTTTGTAAATGAAACGTTAGCTGTTGGATTATCTGCTGAAACATTCCCAGAATTGCTTAAACAAAGAGACAGATGGGCAAGAGGAAATATTCAAGTTGCTCGTAAATGGAATCCTTTAAAAATAAAAGGATTATCGTTTATGCAAAAATTATTATATTTAGATGGAATTCATTATTGGTTCTTCGGAATTTATAAGATGGTCTATTTACTGGCACCACTGTTATTTTTACTATTTTCTATTTACAGTATACAAACAGATTTTAAAACATTGCTTATCTTTTGGTTTCCAGCCTTCTTCTCTTCCATGCTTGCTTTTAAAAGAATGGCTGATAATAAAAGAAGTGTTATATGGAGTCATATTTACGAAGTATCACTAGCTCCATTTATGGCATATTCCGTACTGTCAGAGGTATTCCTCAAAGAGAGAGGTAAATTTAATGTGACAAGTAAAGGAATTCAAAATGACAGTCGAAACTTCCACTGGAAACTTACAATTCCCTACTTTGTTCTATTACTGATGACTGTTGTTTCGTTATGTATGATTGGTATTCATCTGTTTACACCTATTCAGATATATCAAAATACAGAAATGCTAATCATTAATATATTTTGGGTTGTTTATAACGCATTGGCTATTCTTATTGCTTTACTTATTACGGTTGAAAGACCTCGATTTAGAGGAACGGAAAGATTTACCGTCAAACGAAGTGCTACCATCGCAAATAACCACGGCTTAGAAATTCCTTGTACTGTTATGGACCTGAGTGAAACGGGTGGACGGATTAGGTTAAATAAAAAGGAATATGACAGATTACAGTTACAGAAAGAAGATATATATCTGAATGTCGGCAAGGCGAAAGACATCAAAGTAAAGAAACAATGGGTTACAAAAGAAAAAGACTCTTATTTCTTAGGTGTTTCCTTTGTGGATATCAATTCTGACCAATATAAAGGACTGATTTCCTTATTATTCGTTGAATCAAGTGATATTTATTCAAGTAGGGTCTATGCAAAGGCTTCTGTACTTGGCGCACTTATTCAATTTTTCTTTAAGACTGAACACAAACCCAAAAAATTAGTTCGCAAAACAATCAGAGAACAAACAAGTATGGATATCTGTATACATCTAGCTAAAAAAACGATTAATGGAAATATTGTTGATATTAGCAATACTGGTTGTCAAGTTAAGACTAGAAGAAGAATTGATCAAGATACGTTCCTTATCGAGACAGAGGATGGAAAGAAAACATCCGTTCAATTGCATTGGGAAAAGAAAAAAGGAAGACATTATTATTATGGAACGAGCTTCGGATCTAATCACATCAAGAATCGTATTGGAGCATAA